From Pigmentibacter ruber, a single genomic window includes:
- a CDS encoding sulfite exporter TauE/SafE family protein: protein MLDLLYFLLLGAFAGTIAGLLGLGGGIILVPSLIWIFQYKLQIQQDKIMHMTIATSMTTIVFTALFSIYAHQKRKAIHWPAFKKLLPGMVIGTLIGVFIANSLSSSILKITFAFFLLIVAVQIEFLGNPKGEKKFPGYLLSNLFGYLIGNFSALVGIGGGSLIVPLLLWFRIPIRNAIATSAACGLPIALSGAIGFVILGFKSSTYQATGYIYWPAVFAIVPASLIFVPLGVKLAHRLPIEILKKIFAIFLVIISIKMLLSEFL from the coding sequence ATGCTAGATTTACTTTACTTTCTTCTTCTTGGTGCATTCGCTGGGACAATTGCTGGTTTATTAGGTTTAGGTGGAGGTATTATTCTTGTTCCTTCATTAATTTGGATTTTTCAATATAAACTTCAAATACAGCAAGACAAAATAATGCATATGACAATTGCTACTTCTATGACAACCATTGTTTTTACCGCATTATTTTCTATTTATGCGCATCAAAAACGGAAAGCTATCCATTGGCCTGCATTTAAGAAACTCCTACCAGGTATGGTAATTGGTACCTTAATAGGTGTATTTATTGCTAATTCATTGTCAAGTTCTATTTTAAAAATAACTTTTGCTTTTTTTCTTTTAATTGTTGCAGTTCAAATTGAATTTCTCGGAAATCCTAAAGGTGAAAAAAAATTTCCAGGGTATTTATTGAGTAACTTATTTGGGTATTTAATTGGAAATTTTAGTGCTTTAGTTGGAATAGGTGGAGGTTCTTTAATAGTTCCTCTCCTTCTTTGGTTTCGGATTCCTATTCGAAATGCAATTGCAACCTCAGCTGCTTGCGGATTACCTATTGCGCTCAGTGGGGCTATAGGATTTGTTATTTTAGGGTTTAAAAGTTCTACATATCAAGCCACAGGATATATATATTGGCCTGCGGTATTTGCTATTGTTCCAGCAAGTTTAATATTTGTTCCCTTAGGAGTTAAATTAGCGCATAGATTACCAATTGAAATATTAAAGAAAATTTTTGCAATTTTTTTAGTAATAATTAGTATTAAAATGTTACTAAGCGAATTTTTATAA
- a CDS encoding FAD-dependent oxidoreductase — MWPNVFKFYEKKSAYINWANEPFIQESYSTPLIGQMTTLYGCWDKSELNDRLHFIGEHASKEYYGFMEGACQTAIDLATKFTMHSI, encoded by the coding sequence ATATGGCCAAATGTATTTAAGTTTTACGAGAAAAAAAGTGCATATATCAATTGGGCAAATGAGCCATTTATCCAAGAATCATATTCAACTCCACTGATTGGGCAAATGACTACCTTATATGGATGCTGGGATAAAAGTGAATTAAATGATAGATTACATTTTATAGGTGAACATGCTAGTAAAGAATATTACGGTTTTATGGAAGGAGCTTGTCAAACAGCAATTGATTTAGCTACTAAATTTACTATGCATAGTATTTAA
- a CDS encoding glutathione S-transferase family protein: MLELYGIGSSRWVKCYWMLKEIGVDFKEYLIDPREAHKDPDILEMNPFGKIPILKDGSFFLYESTAILNYLGEKFPESKLIPLSGTNDRAYYDQWMSFCLSELETPLWRILKHSIILPENKRIHADTEYAKEEFNSIVKILEKEIGDKQYLVGNHFTAVDISMAYTLGWAQFLGLLEDYGNCSRYRNSLIARPTFPVHLFKR; this comes from the coding sequence ATGTTAGAACTCTATGGTATTGGTTCTTCTCGTTGGGTCAAATGTTATTGGATGCTTAAAGAAATTGGTGTGGATTTTAAGGAATATCTCATAGATCCTCGAGAAGCACATAAAGATCCTGATATTTTAGAAATGAATCCATTTGGAAAAATTCCTATTTTAAAAGATGGTTCGTTTTTTTTGTATGAGTCAACAGCTATTTTAAATTATTTAGGTGAAAAATTTCCAGAATCAAAACTTATACCTTTGTCTGGAACTAATGACCGAGCTTATTATGATCAATGGATGTCTTTTTGTCTCAGCGAATTGGAAACTCCACTTTGGCGAATCTTAAAGCACTCAATAATTTTACCTGAGAATAAACGTATCCATGCTGATACAGAATATGCAAAAGAAGAATTTAATTCCATTGTAAAAATTTTAGAAAAAGAAATCGGAGATAAACAATATCTTGTTGGGAACCACTTTACAGCGGTTGATATTTCTATGGCTTATACTTTGGGTTGGGCTCAATTTTTAGGACTGTTAGAAGATTATGGAAATTGCTCTCGTTACAGAAATTCTTTGATTGCTCGGCCTACATTTCCTGTGCATTTATTTAAGCGATGA